A region from the Tahibacter amnicola genome encodes:
- a CDS encoding PQQ-dependent sugar dehydrogenase translates to MRPTFAGKKSGVCGGDSLPAPLRLASAVILAAASLAACGRVAQPLSESTGAHPKLPPPSHSVIPVIDIAPATGWAADQTPIAATGLRVRAYARDLDHPRWLLVLPNGDVLVAESNAPPDSRATKGIKGAVMKAVMRRAGAGVPSPNRITLLRDADGDGVAEQRHAFARGLNSPFGMALIDQTLYIANADALVRVPYHDGDVTAVSAAEMVVPLPHGPGPLNHHWTKSLVASADGKRLYVGVGSNSNVAEGGMDKEVNRAAVLQIDPEQRNVRIFASGLRNPVGLDFEPVTGDLWTVVNERDELGNDLVPDYLTHVVENAFYGWPYSYFGDHVDARVEPQRPDLVASARVPDYALGAHTASLGLAFATAHTLPARYHAGAFIGQHGSWNRRPPVGYRVIFVPFANGRPSGSPTVVLDGFLDAQGNARGRPAGVHLARDGALLVADDVGNVIWRVDTDPAAP, encoded by the coding sequence ATGAGGCCGACATTCGCTGGTAAAAAAAGCGGCGTGTGCGGCGGGGATTCGCTGCCGGCCCCACTACGTTTGGCGTCTGCCGTGATCCTCGCCGCGGCAAGCTTGGCGGCGTGTGGCCGCGTGGCGCAACCGCTCTCGGAGTCCACGGGGGCGCATCCGAAGCTGCCGCCGCCGTCCCACTCCGTCATCCCGGTCATCGACATTGCGCCCGCCACCGGCTGGGCAGCAGACCAGACCCCCATCGCAGCGACCGGGCTGAGGGTGCGCGCGTACGCGCGAGATCTCGATCATCCGCGTTGGCTGCTCGTGCTTCCCAACGGCGATGTGCTCGTCGCGGAAAGCAATGCGCCGCCCGATTCGCGCGCCACCAAAGGCATCAAAGGTGCCGTTATGAAAGCCGTAATGAGGCGCGCGGGCGCGGGCGTGCCCAGCCCCAATCGCATCACGCTGCTGCGCGATGCCGACGGCGACGGCGTGGCCGAGCAGCGTCACGCCTTCGCCCGTGGCCTGAACTCGCCGTTCGGGATGGCGCTCATTGACCAGACGTTGTACATCGCCAACGCGGATGCACTGGTCCGTGTGCCCTACCACGACGGCGACGTTACCGCCGTCAGCGCCGCGGAAATGGTTGTGCCGCTGCCCCACGGGCCTGGCCCGCTCAACCACCATTGGACCAAGAGTTTGGTGGCCAGCGCCGACGGAAAGCGTCTTTACGTGGGTGTCGGTTCCAATAGTAACGTCGCCGAAGGCGGAATGGACAAGGAGGTGAATCGCGCGGCGGTGCTGCAGATCGATCCTGAGCAGCGCAACGTGCGGATATTTGCCAGCGGGTTGCGCAATCCCGTAGGACTGGACTTTGAGCCGGTCACCGGGGACTTGTGGACTGTGGTCAACGAGCGCGATGAACTGGGCAACGATCTGGTTCCTGACTATTTGACGCACGTGGTGGAAAACGCCTTCTACGGCTGGCCGTACAGCTATTTTGGCGACCACGTCGATGCACGCGTCGAACCGCAACGCCCGGATCTCGTCGCCAGCGCCCGCGTCCCCGATTACGCGTTGGGCGCCCATACCGCCTCGCTGGGACTTGCGTTCGCCACGGCGCACACATTGCCAGCGCGCTACCACGCCGGCGCCTTCATCGGACAGCACGGCTCCTGGAACCGTAGACCGCCGGTCGGCTATCGCGTCATTTTCGTGCCTTTTGCCAACGGCCGCCCGAGCGGCTCGCCCACGGTTGTCCTGGACGGATTTCTCGATGCCCAAGGCAACGCGCGGGGGCGTCCGGCCGGCGTACACCTAGCCCGCGATGGTGCCCTGCTGGTGGCTGACGACGTCGGCAACGTGATCTGGCGGGTCGACACCGATCCGGCCGCCCCATGA
- a CDS encoding DUF305 domain-containing protein, which yields MKTSHTAHAAPPKATAHAEHSTQNTMSHYPRFAAMIAVSFVAMFALMYVMVDRFAHVLSNLNQVYMAALMAGAMVLIELAFMWKMYPNAKLNGLFLAIAGIVVGVSWFGVRYQWGIGDSQFLRSMIPHHAGAILMCEEATLTSTEIRSLCGDIQRSQRAEIQQMQALLAAERQRQ from the coding sequence ATGAAAACCTCGCACACCGCGCATGCAGCGCCGCCGAAAGCAACCGCTCACGCCGAACACAGCACGCAAAATACGATGAGTCACTACCCCCGTTTTGCCGCGATGATCGCCGTGTCGTTCGTCGCCATGTTCGCGCTGATGTACGTCATGGTCGATCGCTTTGCGCACGTCTTGAGCAATCTCAATCAGGTCTACATGGCCGCGCTCATGGCCGGTGCGATGGTGCTCATCGAATTGGCCTTCATGTGGAAGATGTACCCGAACGCCAAGCTCAACGGCCTCTTTCTCGCCATTGCCGGGATCGTCGTGGGTGTCAGTTGGTTTGGTGTTCGCTACCAGTGGGGCATCGGCGATTCGCAGTTCCTGCGCTCGATGATTCCGCACCATGCCGGTGCGATCCTGATGTGCGAAGAAGCAACCCTTACGTCGACGGAGATTCGCAGCCTGTGCGGTGACATCCAACGCTCCCAGCGCGCCGAAATTCAGCAGATGCAAGCGCTGCTCGCCGCTGAGCGGCAACGGCAATGA